GGGGCGCCCCGCGCGGAACCCAGAGCAGGTCCCCGGCCTCGAGCACCACGGTTCTGCCCCCCATCTCCATCTCGAAGCGCCCGCAGAGCACGCCGTCGATCTTGTCGATCTCGTGGGTGTGCATGGGAAAAAAGGTGCCGGGCGGATAGGCGTAGCGGGTGACGGAGTAGCCCAGCGCGGCGAGCCGCTCGCGCATGGCGGCCTCGCTGAGGGGACCGTCCGTGTCCTCGTTCCAGTGTTCGAGCCGCATGACGGGGCGAAGCCTAGCAGAGCCGGCCCGGGCCCGTCATCCGGGGGCGGAGGGGCAATACGGGCAGGCCCGGCGGTCTTGCTTTTCACGCCCCAGCGGCTAGAAGTGAGGCCCTGCGCAGCCGCGCTTCTCACCAGCGGA
This genomic interval from Chrysiogenia bacterium contains the following:
- a CDS encoding cupin domain-containing protein codes for the protein MRLEHWNEDTDGPLSEAAMRERLAALGYSVTRYAYPPGTFFPMHTHEIDKIDGVLCGRFEMEMGGRTVVLEAGDLLWVPRGAPHSARVLGEQSVISLDAVRR